From Falco naumanni isolate bFalNau1 chromosome 4, bFalNau1.pat, whole genome shotgun sequence:
CCTGAGTTTGGCGCCCTCTTCCAAGGTAAAGCCGGCTGCAGCCCGGCTTGGGCTCCGGCAGCGGGATCCGGGGGCGCATGGGGGGTCCGTATGGGATCCATGGGTGCCTAGAGCATCCAGGGACACAGGTGGAGGATGCTGAGGTGGGGAATGGGATCCAGGAGTTATAGGATCCATGGGGGCACGTATTGTTCAGGGGCAGGTGTGTGATTTGAGGGCAAATATAGGTTTCTATACCTGCCCCTGGGTATCCTATACCTGTTGCTGAAAACATAGGTACCTATACCTGCCCCTAGTTATCCTATACCTTTCCCTGCAAATGCAGGAGCCTATACCTGCCCAGGATCACTGTATGATTCAAAGGCAAATATAGGAGACTATACCTGCCCCAAGACATGCTCTATACCTGCCCCTGCAAATATAGGAGCCTGTAGTTGCCTGTATCAGTATATGATTCAATGGCAAATATAGGATCCTGTACTTGCCCCAGGATCAGTATATGATTCAGGAGCAAAATATAAGAGCCTATACCTGCCCCAGGATTGCTATATGATTCAAGGGCAAATATAGGAGCCTATACCTGCTTCCGGTTATCCTATATGTGCTCCAGGATCACTATATGATTCAAGGCCAGGTATAGGATCCTGATGGAGGGATGAAGTCCTGCACGACCTGGGGAGTCCGCAAAAATCAACAtgaaggggattttttttttctggggaagcCCCCAAAAACCCTATTCGGAGGCAAAGGGGTTGCAAAAAAATCACCTAAAACTCCCAACACAGCCAACTGCCCGTAAATCCCCGAACTGAACCCTATTTTTTGaacaaaaccccatttttttaggataaaaaaaccaaaacaacgGTGCAATCAGAGCTGCAAAAAAATTGAGCATTCTCATCCTCTCCGTCACCAACAGGGTCCAGCACCCACCTGGGCTAGCTTTTGGGATgggttttggaagaaaagggattattattttttttcctcctatttttttttcctgctgcttatCCCCCAAAGTAAATCCTCTCCTCATCCTCACAGAGAGTTTCCAAGCCGGAGTGCAGCTCCCCGAAACACTCCAGCTCCGGCTTATCCATCTCTTCGGAGCCATCCTCTCTGGATCCAAGGTAGTGTTGGGAAGTGGATGGGGAGGACTTGGGATCATCACCTAAGTAATAAACCcatgtatttattcattcattcattcattccaAGCAAGATAAATGCTGGAATTAAACCGCTTAATTTtcaaaaggctttaaaaacGGTATTTAAAATTCCAGCCCTAAATTCAGTGGgtttaccttaaaaaaaaaaaataataataaaaaaaattaaagagggATTTGAGTTGAAGGTGCTGGTTCACCACTGGTGGGTGGCAGATGAGAACTTCTTGACTGAGTAGATTTGAGCAGAAGTAGGTTTTAGTTAACCCAGTGGTTAAAAATCGGGATTTAATCAACAGCCCCgaaatttgctttaaattaatttgcacGCCCCCAGGAGCGGGGTGCAGTGAGAGGGGTCaaacctgcagcacagcagacatCAGGCTCAGCATTAATAGCTTAAATAAAGGATTTTATAGCGCAATAGGTGACATAAAAGCCTGTCTCCCCCCATCATCCTGACAGCCCAATGCACTGCGGGCCATCACACCGGCGGCGgtggaggtgctgctggggctcctgcagcagggaggcgGGGAGACCCCCCCAGTACCCAGGTTGCTGGAGCTGGTGCTACACGACGTGGTGGCCGTGGTCCAcgtgctgcacagcagcagtcCCAGCGCCGGCCCCATGCCCTTGCGTGTCCTCCTTGATGGTTACTTCAGGGTGCTCAATTCGGACCTGCCCGTCGCTTCCTTGGCACCAGAGGCGGCCGGTGGCCTCATCGCTCTCCGCGTGCTCATGCTGGGTAggtgggctggggacagggctggggacagggacgtGAGGTGGATGCTGAGCCATCGCCATCTTGCTGTAGATGCCATCCCGGCCATGCTGAGCTGTGAGGACCGGCCGGTCCTCCAAGCCATCTTTCTCAGCAACAACTGCTTTGAGCACATCATCCGGCTCCTCCAAAACAGCAAGGTACTGGGGTGGCCACATTGGTGTGTCCCCTTGGTGACACCGGGGTTGGGCACCCTCATCTCCATCTTCATCCTTCCTGGCTCTAATCAATGCTGGGAGAGGgtggctgtgctccagcagcatccATGGGGTGGGGACCCTCCATAacccccttcccttttccccccaccccatacCGGGTGCCACTCCCCAGAGCTGACACCCACCCTGTGTCCCACAGCTCTACCTCAGCAGCTCACGGGAGGCAGGTGAAGCCCGGGATGAGGTCCCCACACGGCATACGGGCAGGGATGGGCTCCAGCAGGTATCATGTGGGGCCCCCCCATAACCAAGTGGGGCCACCTCATGACCAAACCACCAGACATGGTGGGCTCTGTCCCCTCAACCCCATGGCTCAGCAGACGCACCACCCCTGTGTCCTTGCAGGTCTTCAGCGGCAGCTCTGATGCCATCGCGGTCCACGCCATCAGGGTGCTTACCGCCATCATGAGCAACTCGCCCTCAGCCAAGGTGAGCAGAGGACCAGAGGTGGGGAGGACACCCCAAAAGCAGATGGGTTTGGCATTTTCACCTTGCAAGGTGGGCTGGTGTGAAAGCAGCACATGGTGGGGCTCGGCACAGGGTCCCACGTGCCTGGGTGCTTGCAGGAGGTGTTCAAGGAGCGCATCGGCTATGCTCACCTCTACGAGGTGTTGAGGAGCCAAGGCCAGCCCACCCAGCGCCTGCTCCAGGAGCTCCTCAGCATGGTGAGTGTGCCCACTCTCCTCCACACCAAGCAAAGCCCTCGGCACCGGTGGTTTGCGGTAGATCTTGGCCCCTGTTAGCCCCATTCTTTAACCCCCAGTCCTCTCCACCCTGCTGGTTTCCCATCAGCTTCCTCCTGAGGGGTCCTAGGGCTATCTTTAGTTTGGAGTCATGCTCAAGTTTGGGGAGTTTTGAGCCCTTTCTGATGTGGTATGACTTGCTCTGGTacagctggatgcagcaggGGGTCTCCAAGGCACTTAATGCATGAGGGTCTCCAAGGCACCTGATGCACGGGGGCCTCCAAGGGTCTTGACGAGgtctctgctgccagcccagggtgGCCAGGGGGAGGATCTGTTCCTCTCCACGGGGTCAGGGCTGCACCAACCACCTCTTGTGTTTCGGCAGGCAGTGGAGGGTGACCACAGCTCCTTCCCAGTGCGCCCCATCCGCAACGAGCAACCCCTGCTCATCCTGCTGGCCTGGCTGCCGGCGCTGGCGTGCCAAGAGCTGCAGGTCTTCCTCTCGGGCTGGCTGCGGCGGCTCTGCGAAGCCTCCCTGCCCAGTCGTCTCACCTGCGTCAAGGCAGGCATGGtgggctgcctgctgggtgcCCTGGCCACCGAGCCggcactgcctgctgcctgcttcGAAAATTtactggagctgctgcaggcactgggcAGCCTCTCCATCTGCCCCGGGGAGCTGCGGCagctgctgcggctgctgcgGCACGAGCGGGGTCGGGGACCGCATCCCTACGCAGCGCCTGTCATCCGGGCGCTCTCGGGGATGGCACGGGTTGAGGGACCCCCCCGCGCACTGCAGTGCTTTGACCTGACACCGGGGATGGCGGGGATCATGGTACCCACCGTCCAGAAGTGGCCTGGCAGCGCCTTCGCTTTCCACGCCTGGTTGTGCCTGAGTGAGGAGGAGCCCGAGCCACCGGTGAGGCCAAAGAGGAGGCAGCTCTACAGGTGATGCTCAATGGAGGGACCAGTGCGGGGCTGaggtgaggagggggaggagcAGCACCACCATCCCACTCTGCTTCTCCTCCGCCAGCTTCTTCACGGCCAGTGGGACGGGCTTTGAGGCGTTCTTCACCGCCGGCGGCGTGTTGGTGGTGGCTGTCTGCACCAAGAAGGATTACATGACCGTGGCGTTGCCGGAGTTTGCCTTCAATGACTCGGCTTGGGTGAGCGTCATCACTGTCCCCATCAGTGGGGGCAACAAAGACGCCAGGGTGCCTGAcacctcctccctgtccccccagcacTGCGTTGACATTGTCCATGTTGCCGGCCGCCGGCCCTTCGGCCAGAACATCGTCAGCATCTACACTGATGGGCACCTACGAAAGACAGCGCAACTCCGCTTCCCATCGCTCCATGAGGTGGGGGACCGCCATGGTGCCCAGCTGGACACCTCCCCATGATATGGGCTAGGGACTGAGCATGACTCCTTCTCCCTTCCAGTCCTTCACCTCCTGCTGCATCGGCTCCGCGGGTCACCGgaccaccactaccaccaccacctccaccgCCAGCCACCAACCAGCGTCCCACGGGCCAGAGCTGGTCTTCCCTGCACACCCTGTGCTCGGCCGCTCCCAGTCCGTCCCCGCCGCCCTGGGCCCCCACGCTTGGACCCCCACTCAGCCCCCAACAGAGGGGGTGGTGGCCACCACAGCAGCCGGCAGCCAGGACACCGAGTGGGGCAGCCCCACCTCCCTGGAGGGTCACCTCGGCTCTGTGGCCATCTTCTGTGAGGCTCTGCAGCAAGCCCAGGTCAAGGCACTCTTCTGCACAGGTACATCAGGGTGGGACATGGGGGACATCCACAGGGGTGCTGGTGGCAACTGTGGTCTCCTCCATCATGCCCCATCTCACCCCAGTCCTCTTCCCTAGGACCAAATGTCACATCACCATTTACACTGGAAGGTGACTTGGTGGAGCTCAGCAGCAAGCTCTTACTGTACTACACCCCACAGGTGAGAAGAGCCaccccccagggatggggacagcacTGGTAGACCCTCTGACATAAGTGATATCTCCAGGAGCATGAGGATGCTCCCATGGTGCTCTCTTCTAGGCCTGCAGGAACAACATCTGCCTGGACCTCTCCCCCAGCCACGGCTTGGACGGGAGGCTGACGGGGCACAAGGTGGTCAACTGGGACATCAAGGTACTCTGGGCGCAGGGTGGCCTGTCCTGGCCCACCCACTGCATGGTGAGGAGGCAGTTGCGTGCCTCCTTGGACACAAGACCAGGGCAGGACCCCCACAAGATGGTGGATGGTTATGGTGGTTTCTCTGGGCCATACTGGGATTCTGCCGCGTGGTATTGGGTCCACCTGCATAACCCATGGGTCCCCTAAGGACCCATCTGCCCCATAGGTCCTCAGCGTCCAGGGTGGGCATCGTGGGTGGCACAGGGCAACAGGTGCTTTTGGGGGAGCTGTTTTAGGTTTGTGCTGTAGGATGGGTCAGGGCACACCCCAGTCTTTGGTAGCCACACCCCAGTCTTTGGTAGCCACACCCCAGTCTTTGGTAGCCACATCCCAGTCTTTGGTAGCCACACCCCAGTCTTTGGTAGCCACAGGGCCTGGCTCTTCCTGGCTTGAGCTGAGTCCTTGAGCAGGCAGGATGGACCTTGGGTGCATGGTGACCTCCTCCTCTCCGCTGCCATCACCATGCAGCACCCAGCAAAGCCTCTCGCCTCCCTTCGGCAGGACGTGGTCAACTGCGTGGGTGGGATGggtgtgctgctgcctctgctggagCAAGTGGTGTCCAAGAAGGAGGAGCCTGAGGATGAGCAGGAGACCAATGACTTGGTGGGGCCGGAGCTGACATCCTCCAGGAATGCCCAGGGCATGCTCATCCCTCTGGGCCGGTCCTCAGGTGAGAACCTCAGGGGACATGGAGCAGGAGCCATCCTGCTCAGGTGGCTGGAGGCAGCCCCGCTGCCATGGAGGTGCTACCTGGACCAGGCTGGTGTCTGCTACAGGCAGGAGAGGGTCTTGCCTGAGGCACCAGGAGTTACAGGGTAATGGAGAAACTGTTGACATCTTTTGATGTTGTTATGACCCAGTTAGTCATAAGCAAGCAGCTATGGGAAGATGAGGGTGGCTTCAGCCTGCTTACCTCCAGTTTGCCTTTGCGTGGAGTCTCTGATGTCTTATAGTAGGTTCACACAGGAGCCTTCTCCTGCCTAGGTGAAATGGGCTTTCTCCCGATACCCAGCTGCTTGTTTCCAAGTTCAGAGCAACAGAGTTTCCACTCATGCAAATCTGGGTGAAATAGGAGAACAGGCTCCGAAGTCTGCAGAGAAAAGTTGACAGTGGCGTCTCCAGGATGCCCTTCacaggcaggtgcaggcagcGTAGGAAGGTGTTTGGGTGGGCACAGGGCTCACAGCTACCGGTGGGCCTCTGCCCTGTGCCTTGCAGAGAGCAGACTGGAGAGGAACAGCGTGGCCGCCTTCCTGCTGCTAGTGAAGAACTTCATCCAGAACCACCCGGTGAACCAGGAGAGCCTGGTGCAGTGCCACGGGCCGGCCATCATCGGGGCGCTGCTGCAGAAGGTGTGGGGGGCTACCAAAGGTTTCATCCCGCAGCCCCTGGGGCCGTTCCCCAAGGGGGATGCCAGGGCTGCAAACCTCCCCTCTCGCCCATGGCAGGTCTCCAGCCCGCTGCTGGACATGAGTACGTTGATGGCCTCGCAGATCCTCATGGAGCAGGTGGCCTCTGAAGGTAGCGGGCTCCTGCTACACCTCCTCTACCAGCATCTCCTCTTCGACTTCCGCATCTGGAGCAACAGTGACTTCGCCGTCCGCTTAGGTGGGAACTGGGGGTGCTTGGGAGCGTTCTCCATCCCAGCTGGCCTCCATGGCTACTcacaccttctccctgcaggTCATATCCAGTATCTGGCCAACGTTGTCAAGGACCACAAGCAGCGCATCCGTAAGAAGTACGGGGTGCAGTACATCCTCGACTCCATCCGGACGTACTACGGGTGAGCTGCCGTGTGTAGGTGGGACCCCCAAACACTGGCATGGTGGTGGGCTTCTCCCCTCTGCAGTAGACACCATTTGCTTGGGGTAATATCACCCTTGCAAGCACCTCAGGGGGTAATCTGGTGTGAGCACATGGTGGTGGGTGCAGGACCTTCCACCCCCAGTGGCCATGCCTCTTCCGCAAGCCTCCACCCAGAGTGGTGCCTGGTCGGCCCCAAAATCCACCCCCGGCATCTCTCCAGCAGCAACCAAGAGCACGGTGGTTTCTACAACAAGCTGATGCCCTTTGCTTGTCTAACCCCATGTGTTTCTGCACACCTGTGGCACTGGGGCGCTTGCACCCTGCAGAGACCCAAATGCATGGGGTGGACATTTCCTGGTGGACAGGGTTGGCCAGAGGGGATGTCCACACCTGCCTGTCCTGGAGCTCCTTAGGCTTCATGGTGGGATTTGGGGTCATGCTGGCAATGGGTGACAAGGGGCAGGAGGGTGGCTGTGCCCATCCCCAGAGGGAATGCCCATGTGCATCTGTCCATCAGCACCTCCAGGGAGAAGACCACAGCCACCGATGATATCAAGACCGTGCAGACATCCCTCTTCAGCTTGGTGAAGGATTTCTTCTGCAGGAGCTTCTCCGGGGAGGAGATGCAGAGCTTGCTGAGCTATGTGGCCGGGGCTCAGGATGAGCAGCAGGTACAGCACCAAGCCAAACACCTCAGTGTGCCATGGGCTGGCCTGGAACTTGGCAGCAGGTGGGGAGAAGCTGCTGAGGTCCTGGTGGGGCATGTGGAGGGCAGTGGACAATCAGCCCCATGTTCTGCAGGTCTGCGGAGCACTGGAGGTGATCCACAGCCTGCTGAAGGGATCACCTGCCCAGGAGCAGCTCTTTGCCTTCCTCTTTGAGCCTGGCCATGTGGAGGTCCTCTTCTCGCTGCTGGTGCAGAAAAAGTTCTCAGATGAAGTGCGGGAGAGGGTCTTCAAGGTAAGGCAGATCCCCAGCACCAACCTCTTGccatccccagcagccagaggtTTTGCCTCAGCAAGATGGCCATCTCTCTGTCTCACCAGGTCCTCTACAAGATGCTGAAGTATGAGAAGGTTCCTGAGCGCAGCAAGAACCGCTTAAAGCTGAAGGACATCGGGTACCAGGGGTTCATTGCCTGCCTCAGTGACATCCCCAGCTCCATGTTGCTCTTCCGCTGCCTCTCGGAGCAGGTCCTCGGGGCAGGTACCGTGTGCCCTCCCAATATCAGGCTGGCCCTGGCCACCCATCCCAAAAACTTGCCATGAGGTCATCACTGGTGGCTTCCTACGAGGCTCAGCTGGTCTTGGGGCTGGGGATCTTTGATTGCTTTTGGGAACAGAAGGAGGTGtcccatcagtgtgctgtctcTCCTTGTCCATAGACCCTCCCAACTACAAGGACCTGGTGGCTGTGGTTTACCTGTCCCACCGGGCTGAGCTGACCGTCCGGCTTGATATCTGCCGCAAGGTGAGCAGGGCCGTGGGCACAAGGGACTGTGACCAAGTTTCCGCCCTGGGGCTGAGCTCCCAGCCATGCCTGAACATGGGGCCCATGGGGATGGTGGCAACACCCTATGCATGGGGCTGTCAGCATGTGGATGTGCCAGCATGGAGGTGGTGCAGCCCCAGCATCCCATGATGGTTTTGGAGGATCTGGGGTCCTCAGGACCAAGCATCCTACCCCTTGGAAGGGACAACCCCCTAGGAGGCTACCAGAAGCTGAGGCAACATCATTCGATCTCCTCCCTCACCTTCTTTTGCAGCTCTTCCACTTGATCTATGCACAGCAGGACATGGTGAAGCAGCTGGCGAGGttggctggctggcaggacaCGCTCACCAAGCTCTACGTCAAGGAGTCCTATGAGTCCCGCCAGCACAGCCTGAGCAACGTGGGCAGCGGGGGCTGCCTGGAGCTCCTCCGCCTCTCGGACTCCTCCGGCAAGGAAGGGCCGAGCCCACCgccagctgagctgcaggagctggacGTCTTCCTGCCACTGGGCTACGAGGCCTCAGACCAGGAGCTCTCCGAGGGCTTCTCCGACCACTCCATCTCCCCGAGTGGCCGCACCAAGTCCTTCCACTCCTACAACTTCAAGTCTTTCGACTCCTCTGACCGGGCCAGCCGCTCATCCTCCAATCCTGGTGATGGTCCTCCCTTTGATGGTGTCTACCATCCGCTCTCACCCTTCTCCACCTCACCCTTCGATCTGGGGCTCGACCTGGCGAGCACCAGCTCCATCGCCACAGCAGAGAGCGGCACGCAGACCCCTGCCAGCGGCCCTGGCACCCCGTCACCCCTGGAGAGCTTCAAGCCCTTCCCAGGGATTCGAGCGCGCAAGAGCTCCAGCCTCTCAAACGTCCTGGATGAGAGCAGCTACCAGGACACGCTGCCCAGTGACAACGTTTCCAACACCAGCAACCCCCAGGTGAGCCCCAAAGCATTGTGCCCACCACCTTGGGCTACCCTGGACGTTGGACCTCTCACCCTTCCTCTCCATTGGCAGCAAACTCCTGAGGAGGAGCTGTGCAACCTCTTGACCAACATCGTCTTCTCGGTGACCTGGCGTGGGGTGGAGGGCTGGGACGACGCAGCATGGAGGGAGCGCGGGCAGGTCTTCTCCGTCCTCACCAAGCTGGGGACGGCATGCGAGCTGGTGCGGCCCCCCGATGAGATCAAGCGCAGGTGAGTCTTGCCCAGGTCCGGGTGGGTGCATCCCAAGGGAGGACCACCCCACGGAGCTgcctgctttcctgcagcctgctggagaTGATGCTGGAGTCGGCACTGACGGACCTGAAGGAGTCAGGGCCGGCCGCCCTGCCTGGTCTCACCCACAACGCCCTCAAGCTGCTGCGACTGCTTCAGGACTTCTTGTTCTCCGAGGGACACAACAACCAGGCCCTGTGGAGTGAGAAGGTGTGGATGGGCACGAGCAGGCGTTCCTGATCCCAAAGCTGAGCTCTGAACCCTGATGCTAAGCCCTGGTGCCAGCCCTAACCCTAAACCCTGCCCTTACCTGCAGCCCTGGAACTTGACCTTGAAAAATAACCTGTGCCTTAGCCCCAGACTGTAACCCTAACCCCAACCCTGACCCTCACCCTGCACCCCTGCTGTGAAGCCCAATCCTATACCCCAGCCCTAACCCCTAATTCTAGCCCTTAACCCCAATCCTACAACCCTACCATAAACCCAAATCCGATACCGCAACCCTGTACGCTAAGATCTAACCCTACCCCTTGCTGTTAACCCTAACCCTGACCCTAAACCCTAATCCCTAATCCTAAACTTTACCCTTAACGCTACATCCTTGCCATAACTCCAACCCCCTAGCCCTGTCCCCTAAGCCCTAACCCTAAACCATAACCCTAACTCATCACCTGGAAATCTAACCGCGCCTCCTAAATCCTGATCTTAAACCTTAACCCTAAAGCCTTGCTGTAAACCCAGGCCCTTAACCCTACTAGCAGCGCTAACCCTACGCCCTTACTGTAAAGCAGAACCCCAAGCCCTGACCTTAACTCGTAACCTGTCACCTAACCGTGCCCCCAACCCtacagctgtgctgcaaacCTCGCCCTGACCCCGATCCTAGACCCCGAGCCGGACCCCAGCCCTGACCCTGATCCTAGACACCCCGATCCCAGACCCCGATCCCGGACCCCAATCCTAGACCCCAGACCCCGATCCTGGACCCCGATCCTGGACCCCAGACCCATAGCCCTGACCCATAGCCCTGACCCCGAGCCTGACCCCGAGCCCTGACCCCAAGCCCAGACCCCAGCCCTGACCCCGAGCCTAGACCCTGAGCCTGACCCCGAGCCCAGACCCTGAGCTTAGACGCCGATCCTAGACCCCAGTCCCAACCCCTAACCCTCCAACCTCACTCTAAACCTAACCCTATACTCTAACCCTATATGCAAAGATCTAACCCCGAGCCTATCCCTAACTCATAGCCTGGGAATTAACCCTCACCCCTGCTGTAAACCCCAGCCCTGATCCTAAACCCTGACCCCCAAACCCCAAGCGCAGCCTTAACCTGCGCCCTTCCCGTAAACCCGACCCTGGCGCTGTGCTCTGGGCTCTAACCCTGACTCCTACCCCGCCGCCTAAATCCAGATCCTAAACCTTAACCCTGTACCCTCGGCCCTAACCCCGGCTCTGTACCTTCGCTCCGGTCCTgacccctgcccctgcagcctggctgcgAACGGGCACCCCCGCCCCGTACCCCGAGCCCTAACCTGAACTCACAATTTATACGTTTAACTGCACCTCCCAAATCCTAAACCAGCCTTCCCGTAAACCTCCGCcctgacccccagcccccacccccagccccaacccCCCCATACCCAACTGGTTTGCCACCAGGGCCATGAGTGGGGGCTCTACCACCCCCAAACCCGAACCCTACCCCTGCCCCTAACCCAGACCCACGCTGCGCAGCGCCGGGGGTGGCTGGGTGATGGGGACAGACCTGGTGGCTTTGTGTCTGCCcagctggagggctggggggtggggtggccaGGCAGGGTCTCACTGTGCCCCCACCCCAGATCTATGAGGGGGTGAGCAGTCTGCTGGACAAGCTGGGCGTCTGGT
This genomic window contains:
- the NBEAL2 gene encoding LOW QUALITY PROTEIN: neurobeachin-like protein 2 (The sequence of the model RefSeq protein was modified relative to this genomic sequence to represent the inferred CDS: inserted 2 bases in 1 codon), translated to MASRERLYELWMLYFAKKDLSYLQQWLEAFVMNFEKIITLPSLEPRSGRLEESVSEIPVLPREVLQVLSQRLGQCVAQVPREEGSGASLGQALLLLKFFIIICRNLENIQADKTPSFIPEVLKLLRVCGSKLKSIQEGEQSRMQLESGMLYALHLCECFFDPYQTWRRQLSGEVISAKEKSKYKFAPAPLPPEFGALFQESFQAGVQLPETLQLRLIHLFGAILSGSKPNALRAITPAAVEVLLGLLQQGGGETPPVPRLLELVLHDVVAVVHVLHSSSPSAGPMPLRVLLDGYFRVLNSDLPVASLAPEAAGGLIALRVLMLDAIPAMLSCEDRPVLQAIFLSNNCFEHIIRLLQNSKLYLSSSREAGEARDEVPTRHTGRDGLQQVFSGSSDAIAVHAIRVLTAIMSNSPSAKEVFKERIGYAHLYEVLRSQGQPTQRLLQELLSMAVEGDHSSFPVRPIRNEQPLLILLAWLPALACQELQVFLSGWLRRLCEASLPSRLTCVKAGMVGCLLGALATEPALPAACFENLLELLQALGSLSICPGELRQLLRLLRHERGRGPHPYAAPVIRALSGMARVEGPPRALQCFDLTPGMAGIMVPTVQKWPGSAFAFHAWLCLSEEEPEPPVRPKRRQLYSFFTASGTGFEAFFTAGGVLVVAVCTKKDYMTVALPEFAFNDSAWHCVDIVHVAGRRPFGQNIVSIYTDGHLRKTAQLRFPSLHESFTSCCIGSAGHRTTTTTTTSTASHQPASHGPELVFPAHPVLGRSQSVPAALGPHAWTPTQPPTEGVVATTAAGSQDTEWGSPTSLEGHLGSVAIFCEALQQAQVKALFCTGPNVTSPFTLEGDLVELSSKLLLYYTPQACRNNICLDLSPSHGLDGRLTGHKVVNWDIKDVVNCVGGMGVLLPLLEQVVSKKEEPEDEQETNDLVGPELTSSRNAQGMLIPLGRSSESRLERNSVAAFLLLVKNFIQNHPVNQESLVQCHGPAIIGALLQKVSSPLLDMSTLMASQILMEQVASEGSGLLLHLLYQHLLFDFRIWSNSDFAVRLGHIQYLANVVKDHKQRIRKKYGVQYILDSIRTYYGTSREKTTATDDIKTVQTSLFSLVKDFFCRSFSGEEMQSLLSYVAGAQDEQQVCGALEVIHSLLKGSPAQEQLFAFLFEPGHVEVLFSLLVQKKFSDEVRERVFKVLYKMLKYEKVPERSKNRLKLKDIGYQGFIACLSDIPSSMLLFRCLSEQVLGADPPNYKDLVAVVYLSHRAELTVRLDICRKLFHLIYAQQDMVKQLARLAGWQDTLTKLYVKESYESRQHSLSNVGSGGCLELLRLSDSSGKEGPSPPPAELQELDVFLPLGYEASDQELSEGFSDHSISPSGRTKSFHSYNFKSFDSSDRASRSSSNPGDGPPFDGVYHPLSPFSTSPFDLGLDLASTSSIATAESGTQTPASGPGTPSPLESFKPFPGIRARKSSSLSNVLDESSYQDTLPSDNVSNTSNPQQTPEEELCNLLTNIVFSVTWRGVEGWDDAAWRERGQVFSVLTKLGTACELVRPPDEIKRSLLEMMLESALTDLKESGPAALPGLTHNALKLLRLLQDFLFSEGHNNQALWSEKIYEGVSSLLDKLGVWYHLANGTSDLKEMAQTGLRVLVGYIMLQDPQLHSLAYVKLHSLLQTASAPRKDEACYLLGKLETPLRRSLDAKSETFSWLVPIVRTLMDQCYETLQLQLFLPSLPPTNGSPTFYEDFQLFCTTPEWRGFIEKHVQPTMAQFEMDTFAKSHDHMSNFWNACYDAMMSSSQRREQEKAASRKMFQELVLEPVAKRSKAENTRHANVLKQANNHHSTVLKQWRSLCHLLTSPRSAWADRNPPEVRWKLSSAETYSRMRLKLVPNLNFDQHLEASALRDNLGADHLHNPAESLPLAMAKEAKVSELEDDQLAEEDLPVLDNQAEPKEQNQREKLVVSEDCELITTVAVIPGRLEVTTQHVYFYDGSSEKEETEGGIGYDFKRPLSHLREVHLRRYNLRRSALELFFIDQANYFLNFKKKVVAXPSPSPKPLLGQRTAQAPATPCPPHPSPQVRNKVYSCILGLRPPNQIYFGSRSPQELLKASGLTQKWVLREISNFEYLMQLNTIAGRTYNDLSQYPVFPWILRDYVSETLDLTDPAVFRDLSKPIGVANERHARDVKEKYESFEDPTGTVDKFHYGTHYSNAAGVMHYLIRTEPFTTLHIQLQSGRFDCSDRQFHSVPAAWQARMENPVDVKELIPEFFYFPEFLENQNGFDLGCLQLSNEKVDNVVLPRWARSREDFIYQHRKALESEYVSAHLHEWIDLIFGYKQRGPAAVEALNVFYYCTYEGAVDLDAIADETQRKALEGIISNFGQTPCQLLKEPHPARLSAESAARRLARLDTRSPNIFENLDQLKSFFVEGISDGVALVQAVVPKNQAHSFITQGSPDVLVTVSANGLLGTHNWLPYDKNISNYFSFTKDPTVSNAKTQRFLQGPFAPGADLCSRTLAVSPDGKLLFSGGHWDNSLRVTSLAKGKVIGHITRHIDVVTCLALDLCGIYLISGSRDTTCMVWQVLQQQGGFSSSLAPKPVQVLYGHDAEVTCVAISTELDMAVSGSKDGTIIIHTVRRGLFIRSLQPPGESSLPAVLSHLAVGPEGQVVAQTTVGQRASLKDRFALHLYSVNGKHLSSVPLEEEVTAMCLTEEFVVLGTMQCGLEIRDLQSLRAAMPPMPMRVPVHSVSVTKEKSHILVGLEDGKLIVVGAGQPAEVRPGQFHRRLWRSTRRISQVSAGETEYNPAEGKS